A single Plasmodium knowlesi strain H genome assembly, chromosome: 13 DNA region contains:
- a CDS encoding metacaspase-3, putative, whose protein sequence is MRQYDSLSVRRAKKSESIGSYNKKVTSLSRFSSRENKTKGFKIDKWDDEDNLQQCEKRLLHKAVSDKKKIPTLLRRVQTKPHASAARPTTLPTNEERCGNMSKASPKGCNVYRAQTMTRNMGRSSNVRRIEISETAGVFTKLSQRKKGTLKKSTKYEVQDDKNNSSKQAAQMRCENSRGTYHTEVNNKTQCSQKYAPDVLTTNIRSAKGIIFQNAQIPIWASKTNERDKINCTRIKRDKSMPSKFASFGEGMEKAAVKSSDSKYLEALFRPSNLASLSYPAEEHFGKHGLSSNSDANGRGNAREKHERRGNHVEGASPNKMTSHFSHQHHPQNDNFTENSENHIKREDNHCSNWKDKSGYIPMWDINSHKIISTDFLLKAKGRRSLTEKKKNNQNTQKDIIAHENLASLVSEKENGKFSLYKANTADLGMMKKSPRREILTNALCPNETTPLDESIKNVQNSEEERITPQKNSTFSNALSSTNYDIGSYNQNSNYNETSLCENRSLTDIMFRGEIRNQGKLSTDDGGRGPLKGIYKLEESTTVDNTNGLKNVNCIEHPQWVNLPYIQKKSSTNNGNIIHANGSTKILISTKSSNPPFTCNNLTHDISNHKLPRRNGNMHLRSVTNTNEYFKKSSGDVDKCSRDNLNISKWQRGHMWTNISNRQKGDETKAHHSVRGDQIRSNLKSELVSHDVRPSMLATHRDLHVNSACQPGESPCQPSESPCLSDNSAGFPNLNRPNLNKSNLSRPNFLNPSFTHSHRSQQNQHKFVSTTPHLFHPSKMMLKENHPICTTKMIKATTNGPSQIRRADEVSQDTYSVLTGPINTVRNNYQAFKKIYIDHSASEIKHVNGYVLRERDPNVDSGMSTCISQGNANTMEKMAKCDQQLSSMKNEKNLSEISGREIVLPMKGYFPKHILADIEGKSRELSGHLYMEGLPTKPTLVNDPSVEGNNVNHNEAMFHIRNHPSGDVKRDMCKKNQVGNSNSFTPKDNHHSEDKTKRIDLEVHLNNTVNKFATKNRQGHMSHGENVNTVKQIRPQEQLTSDPFCRTPHGNKFISGSSTRLMPNNQVRHMSNVFFPSPPFSEMCKGPLGNEVTLSISGVEKNGTVAGGSFERKAEKGSIPSGLPPRSTFKSAPEKYLNNAHTILNRKEVNDITISLLSNGTDQSSMQNHPLAKTQNRAREYLPEGATLPYQTETTLTHLNATKEIPNRNELPVCKSISNSDIYNYLRNKDPKTLTHFHRTVSYRNQSLRKEKSLTVLSQKGGMNTVTDSSAKSKMFYGGKMLDGGKMLDGAKMLDGVKMMGGVKMMGGVKTREQFLDAAFEADSKHTVKKAVVIGCNYMREAEGERLYGAVNDAYIFSRVLVKYFDFKPENVLLLTDSLPSNAYIYEDFDINKKKYIRQGDSQNKANEEERKQKKNLFHLFNTNNIGSYEKHNSEIDKCNSCKNFAIKNVDFSSEGISFHLWPTRINILKAVNWLVRDSVPLGSYVFYFAGKSVQVDNMSGWEGEGYDEAFLCSDPFNRILEQNVLTAIQLKDLLLSINANAQMTIVLDCSGCQTILDPAGTENSLSYIKGCKQKGIWPITNPTNKVHKAIYDVTILNNSSMKKYFCKSRYHQLIEVESTAAMIDPLLQSISSLPIAPKAYCFCGATWEQISIEGLFPPMEFARVTQIKGMDTFVHSEGKRKGCKKKGGRKGERGGEPPRKGDENSAKKSVYEKNFSFSLNMVKMFFNSSSAGGRSGKEHAQDATSLDVRQKNGRMEGCDSGAGTEEHACGKAGEHMDHGNHSDYSEDTLGEAEGSDVEEENDDYSLVSHGVFTYCLVEAIIEFKESQLKNNISERKNQPLLPMTLKNLIILVQKKVENVKNEKLKKLNQKPEFTIHPGANANSKNYFIHYCKNIQFQNYKFNFINSDLFPFLNVKKAWEEINRSSTVKSRKSLSVTTTLINSASSKYFSDTNGQIKNCYSMRY, encoded by the coding sequence ATGAGACAGTATGACAGTTTAAGCGTGAGGAGGGCGAAGAAAAGTGAGAGCATCGGTAGTTACAACAAGAAAGTCACATCGCTGAGCAGATTTTCAAGTcgagaaaataaaacaaaaggtTTCAAAATAGACAAATGGGACGATGAAGATAATCTGCAACAGTGTGAAAAACGGCTTCTACACAAAGCAGTTAGTGATAAGAAAAAGATACCAACTCTTTTGAGAAGAGTCCAGACAAAGCCACATGCTAGTGCCGCAAGACCTACCACACTTCCCACGAATGAAGAACGGTGTGGCAACATGAGCAAGGCTAGCCCCAAGGGGTGTAACGTGTATAGAGCTCAAACCATGACAAGAAATATGGGTCGTAGCAGTAACGTGAGACGAATCGAAATTTCAGAAACTGCGGGGGTTTTCACCAAATTAAGTCAGAGGAAGAAAGGCACGttgaaaaaaagtacaaagtATGAAGTTCaagatgataaaaataacagCAGTAAGCAAGCAGCACAAATGAGGTGTGAAAATTCCAGGGGAACTTACCATACGGAGGTAAATAACAAAACCCAGTGTAGTCAAAAATACGCGCCCGATGTATTAACCACAAATATAAGGAGCGCAAAAGggataatttttcaaaacgcACAGATTCCCATATGGGCAagtaaaacaaatgaacgtgacaaaataaattgcaCACGAATTAAGAGAGATAAAAGTATGCCTTCCAAATTTGCGTCATTCGGCGAAGGGATGGAGAAGGCCGCTGTGAAAAGCAGCGATTCAAAATATTTAGAAGCACTTTTTAGACCTTCCAATTTGGCTAGCTTATCTTATCCAGCAGAGGAGCACTTTGGCAAACATGGCTTGTCAAGCAATAGTGATGCAAATGGGAGAGGAAATGCAAGGGAAAAGCATGAACGAAGAGGTAACCATGTGGAGGGGGCCTCCCCAAACAAGATGACTAGTCATTTTTCACATCAACATCATCCGCAAAATGACAATTTTACGGAAAATTCAGAGAATCATATAAAGAGGGAAGACAATCATTGTTCCAATtggaaggataaaagtggataCATTCCAATGTGGGACATAAATAGCCACAAAATTATTAGCACAGATTTTTTGCTTAAGGCCAAAGGTAGGCGTTCccttacagaaaaaaaaaaaaataaccaaaACACACAGAAGGATATTATTGCACATGAGAATCTTGCCAGTTTGGTTAGCGAAAAGGAGAATGGCAAGTTCAGTCTGTATAAAGCCAATACAGCCGATTTGggtatgatgaaaaaatccCCTCGAAGGGAAATCCTTACCAATGCGTTATGCCCTAATGAGACAACCCCTTTAGATGAATCAATTAAGAATGTCCAAAATTCTgaagaggaaagaataaCCCCCCAAAAGAACAGCACCTTTTCGAATGCCCTAAGTAGCACAAATTACGATATTGGCAGTTACAACCAAAATTCTAATTATAATGAAACGAGCCTCTGCGAAAATAGGTCTTTGACAGATATCatgtttaggggggaaatCAGAAACCAAGGGAAACTGAGCACAGATGATGGTGGTAGAGGTCCATTAAAAGGCATATACAAATTGGAAGAATCAACCACGGTTGATAACACAAATGGTCTAAAGAATGTTAACTGTATAGAACACCCCCAATGGGTGAATCTCCCATATATACAGAAAAAGAGCTCAACTAATAACGGAAATATTATTCATGCTAATGGAAGTACCAAAATTTTGATTTCCACCAAGAGTAGTAATCCCCCCTTCACATGTAACAACCTCACACATGATATTTCGAATCATAAGTTGCCTAGAAGGAACGGCAATATGCATCTACGCAGTGTAACGAACACGAACGAGTATTTTAAGAAGAGTTCCGGGGATGTCGATAAATGCAGTAGGGATAATCTAAATATATCGAAATGGCAAAGAGGTCATATGTGGACAAATATTAGTAACCGACAGAAAGGGGATGAAACAAAAGCCCACCACTCTGTCCGGGGTGACCAAATTAGGAGCAATCTCAAATCCGAATTGGTCAGTCATGATGTTAGACCGTCCATGTTAGCAACGCACAGAGATTTACATGTCAATTCGGCATGCCAGCCTGGTGAATCGCCATGTCAGCCTAGTGAATCGCCATGTTTGAGTGACAACAGTGCTGGATTTCCCAATTTGAATAGGCCAAATTTGAACAAGTCCAATTTGAGTAGGCCCAATTTTTTGAATCCCTCCTTCACTCATTCTCATCGAAGTCAACAGAATCAACACAAATTTGTAAGTACCACTCCACACCTCTTCCATCCTTCCAAAATGATGTTAAAAGAAAACCATCCCATTTGTACTACAAAGATGATTAAGGCAACAACAAATGGACCCTCCCAAATTAGGCGCGCTGATGAAGTTAGTCAAGACACCTACAGTGTGTTAACGGGGCCTATTAATACGGTTCGAAATAATTACCaggcatttaaaaaaatatatatagatcaCAGTGCGAGCGAAATAAAACATGTGAATGGATATGTTTTGAGGGAGAGGGACCCTAATGTAGACTCCGGCATGTCAACATGCATATCGCAGGGTAATGCCAAcacaatggaaaaaatggcaaaatgtGATCAACAACTCTCTAgtatgaaaaatgaaaaaaatttaagcgAAATTTCAGGGAGGGAAATTGTGCTCCCAATGAAGGGTTATTTTCCCAAGCACATCTTAGCGGATATAGAGGGGAAAAGTCGCGAATTGAGTGGACACCTTTACATGGAAGGTCTTCCTACCAAACCCACTCTCGTGAATGACCCCTCCGTGGAGGGTAATAATGTCAACCACAACGAGGCCATGTTTCACATTCGCAATCACCCAAGTGGGGATGTGAAGAGAGacatgtgtaaaaaaaaccAAGTCGGTAATAGTAACTCCTTCACTCCTAAAGACAACCATCATTCTGAGGATAAGACCAAGCGGATAGACTTGGAAGTTCATCTTAATAATACTGTTAACAAATTTGCAACGAAAAACAGGCAGGGACATATGAGTCATGGGGAAAATGTGAATACCGTTAAGCAGATACGACCACAGGAACAGCTAACAAGTGACCCATTCTGTAGGACTCCACATGGAAACAAATTCATCAGTGGGAGTAGCACCAGGTTGATGCCAAATAATCAAGTGCGCCACATGAGCAATGTGTTCTTCCCGTCTCCACCATTCAGTGAAATGTGCAAAGGCCCATTGGGCAATGAAGTCACTTTGTCCATCTCTggtgtagaaaaaaatggtacaGTAGCTGGGGGTAGTTTTGAGAGAAAAGCGGAAAAGGGGTCCATTCCAAGTGGACTACCTCCAAGGAGCACATTTAAATCAGCCccagaaaaatatttaaataacGCCCACACCATTCTAAATAGGAAAGAAGTTAATGATATTACCATCTCCTTGTTGAGTAATGGTACTGATCAAAGCTCCATGCAAAATCACCCCCTTGCGAAGACGCAAAACAGGGCAAGGGAATATCTGCCCGAAGGAGCAACTCTTCCATACCAGACGGAAACAACGCTAACCCATTTGAATGCCACAAAGGAGATCCCCAACAGAAATGAATTGCCCGTTTGCAAATCAATTAGCAACAGTGATATATACAACTACTTAAGGAACAAGGACCCAAAAACTCTAACCCATTTCCACCGCACAGTATCCTACAGAAATCAGAGCttgaggaaggagaagtcCCTGACGGTTCTGTCGCAGAAGGGCGGTATGAATACGGTTACCGATTCGAGTGCAAAGTCGAAAATGTTTTATGGCGGTAAAATGTTGGACGGCGGTAAAATGTTGGACGGCGCGAAAATGTTGGACGGTGTGAAAATGATGGGCGGTGTGAAAATGATGGGCGGTGTGAAAACGAGGGAGCAGTTCTTAGACGCTGCGTTCGAAGCAGACTCAAAGCACACCGTAAAAAAGGCAGTCGTGATTGGCTGCAACTACATGCGGGAggcagaaggggaaaggcTATACGGGGCAGTTAACGACGCATATATTTTCAGCAGAGTTTTAGTTAAGTACTTCGATTTTAAACCCGAAAATGTTCTGCTACTAACGGATAGTTTACCTTcaaatgcatacatatatgaagattttgatataaataaaaaaaagtacataagACAGGGAGATAGCCAGAACAAagcaaatgaggaagaaaggaaacaaaaaaaaaatttatttcatttgtttAATACGAACAACATAGGTAGTTATGAAAAACATAATTCAGAAATAGATAAGTGCAAttcttgtaaaaattttgctATTAAAAATGTGGATTTTTCATCAGAAGGTATTAGCTTTCATTTGTGGCCAACAAGGATAAACATTTTAAAGGCTGTAAATTGGTTAGTCAGAGATTCCGTTCCACTGGGTTCATACGTTTTTTACTTTGCGGGGAAGAGTGTGCAAGTAGATAACATGAGTGGATGGGAGGGTGAAGGTTACGACGAAGCTTTTCTTTGTTCAGACCCCTTTAACCGCATCCTAGAACAGAACGTATTGACAGCTATTCAATTGAAAGATTTGTTGTTAAGTATAAATGCCAATGCCCAAATGACTATCGTCCTGGATTGCTCAGGATGCCAAACCATTTTAGACCCAGCTGGAACAGAAAATTCTCTCTCTTATATAAAAGGTTGTAAGCAGAAAGGTATATGGCCAATTACAAATCCAACCAATAAGGTACATAAGGCTATTTACGATGTGACAATACTGAATAATTCtagtatgaaaaaatatttttgcaaatcaAGGTACCATCAATTGATAGAAGTAGAATCCACGGCTGCTATGATTGACCCCCTCCTTCaatccatttcttctttgccCATTGCGCCCAAGGCTTACTGCTTCTGTGGAGCTACATGGGAACAAATTTCCATAGAGGGATTATTCCCCCCTATGGAGTTCGCTCGGGTTACACAGATTAAGGGGATGGATACATTTGTCCATTCggaggggaagaggaagggttgcaagaaaaaaggcggtagaaagggagaaagggGTGGCGAACCCCCCCGGAAGGGGGATGAAAATTCAGCCAAGAAAAGTGTctacgaaaaaaatttcagcTTCTCCCTAAATATGGTGAAGATGTTTTTTAACAGTAGTAGCGCGGGAGGTAGAAGCGGTAAGGAACATGCACAGGACGCGACTTCCCTTGATGTGCGGCAAAAAAACGGGCGCATGGAGGGATGTGATAGTGGGGCTGGAACGGAGGAGCATGCGTGTGGCAAAGCGGGCGAGCACATGGACCACGGCAATCACAGCGACTATTCCGAGGATACTTTGGGCGAAGCAGAAGGAAGCgatgtggaagaagaaaatgacg